One Brassica napus cultivar Da-Ae chromosome C4, Da-Ae, whole genome shotgun sequence genomic region harbors:
- the BNAC04G03440D gene encoding uncharacterized protein BNAC04G03440D gives MMRMASFTVALMVIAATITIRVDGHAFSHHQEVKIRRHLKRLNKPAVKSIKSEDGDVIDCVPITNQPAFDHPLLKHHTMQMRPSFIPESDSTYINEETKTINQVWHKAGECPDNTVPIRRTKKEDLLRPKSMKRFGRKPHHSIPRTTTFDPTKGHQYAIMGARNGKFYGTEVVINLWKPYVQVPDEFSLAQTWIVSGSGSGLNTIEAGWQVYPELYDDNRPRFFVYWTRDGYRRTGCYNLLCSGFVQTSNRYSVGGAYNIVSRYGGTQYDISILIWKDRKTGNWWLRVGKDIIGYWPGKLFTSLGNGATRVEWGGEIVNLKTGGKHTGTDMGSGHFADEGYKKASYVRNLKIVDETNTLREPKSLYYFADKHNCYNVKTGNAGTSWGIHFFYGGPGRNVKCP, from the exons ATGATGAGAATGGCTAGTTTCACGGTGGCTCTGATGGTGATAGCGGCGACAATAACTATTCGAGTTGATGGACATGCGTTTTCccatcaccaggaagttaaaatACGTAGACATTTGAAGCGACTCAACAAGCCTGCTGTTAAATCCATTAAG AGTGAAGATGGAGATGTAATAGATTGTGTTCCTATTACCAACCAGCCGGCTTTTGATCATCCTTTACTTAAACACCATACCATGCAG ATGAGACCGAGTTTCATCCCTGAAAGTGATTCAACGTACATCAACGAAGAGACAAAGACTATAAATCAGGTTTGGCACAAGGCTGGAGAGTGTCCTGATAACACTGTTCCCATcagaagaacaaagaaagaagatCTCTTAAGACCTAAATCCATGAAGAGATTTGGGAGAAAGCCTCATCATAGCATCCCACGGACTACAACCTTTGATCCAACAAAAGGTCATCAG TACGCGATAATGGGTGCGAGGAACGGAAAGTTTTATGGGACAGAAGTTGTTATAAATCTGTGGAAACCATATGTCCAAGTTCCTGACGAGTTTAGCCTGGCTCAGACTTGGATTGTGTCCGGATCTGGCTCTGGTCTTAACACCATTGAAGCTGGTTGGCAG GTTTATCCAGAACTATATGATGATAACAGACCTAGATTCTTTGTTTACTGGACG CGTGATGGATATCGAAGAACCGGGTGCTACAACCTTCTCTGCTCGGGTTTCGTTCAGACAAGTAATCGATATTCAGTAGGTGGAGCTTACAACATCGTGTCACGCTACGGTGGAACTCAGTACGATATCTCTATACTTATATGGAAG GACCGGAAAACAGGAAACTGGTGGCTAAGGGTTGGCAAAGACATCATAGGTTACTGGCCTGGCAAGTTGTTCACTTCGCTAGGAAATGGAGCTACGAGAGTTGAATGGGGAGGTGAAATCGTTAACTTAAAGACTGGTGGGAAACACACGGGCACGGACATGGGAAGTGGGCATTTTGCAGATGAAGGTTACAAGAAAGCAAGCTATGTCAGGAACCTTAAGATAGTTGATGAAACTAATACTCTGAGAGAACCAAAGAGTCTTTACTACTTTGCTGATAAACACAACTGTTACAATGTGAAGACAGGAAATGCTGGGACTTCTTGGGGGATTCATTTCTTCTATGGTGGTCCAGGTCGTAACGTTAAGTGTCCTTGA
- the LOC106392546 gene encoding uncharacterized protein LOC106392546 codes for MGHFASVCPDRLLKLQITTETKEKDDATHEAEELMMHKVVYLNEKNVNPLDFETSSDNDKVWYLDNRASNHMTGNQRYFKSIDESITGKVRFGDDSRIDIKGKWPILFLTKDGGKKILADVYYIPDLKSNIITLGQATESGCDIRMKEDYLTLQDKDGKLIVTAKRSKNRLYKVTMDSNEECLQLSVPSESARWHARLGHIGREAMRLMANKEFVYGLPKIEIDKETSPNCLLGKQARHTFPKTTSY; via the coding sequence ATGGGTCACTTCGCGTCTGTATGTCCTGATCGCTTACTCAAGCTACAGATAACTacagaaacaaaagagaaagacgATGCGACACATGAAGCAGAGGAACTGATGATGCACAAGGTGGTCTACCTTAACGAGAAGAACGTTAACCCACTGGACTTTGAGACAAGTTCAGACAATGACAAAGTATGGTATCTAGACAATAGGGCAAGCAATCATATGACTGGCAACCAAAGGTATTTTAAGTCCATCGATGAATCAATCACTGGCAAAGTAAGGTTTGGAGATGACTCTCGCATCGACATCAAAGGAAAATGGCCAATATTGTTCCTCACCAAGGATGGAGGAAAGAAAATACTTGCCGATGTCTATTATATACCAGACTTAAAGAGCAACATAATCACTCTAGGACAAGCCACAGAGTCCGGCTGTGACATCAGAATGAAAGAAGATTATCTTACATTACAAGACAAGGATGGAAAACTGATCGTCACAGCAAAACGTTCTAAGAATCGGTTATATAAGGTGACTATGGACAGTAACGAAGAATGCCTACAGCTCTCAGTTCCAAGTGAGTCCGCAAGATGGCATGCACGGTTAGGTCATATAGGGAGAGAAGCAATGCGACTGATGGCTAACAAAGAATTCGTGTATGGACTACCTAAGATCGAGATTGATAAGGAGACATCGCCTAATTGCCTACTTGGTAAACAAGCAAGACATACGTTTCCGAAGACAACGTCATATTGA